AGTACCGCCAGCGCTACGCCTCTGACGACTACCGTACGGCAGGCGCGCTGCGTGAGACGTTCGTGCGCGTCGTGGAGGAGGATCTCTCCGACTTCGCCAGGCGTGTGCAGGCTTCGACCGTGCTGATCTGGGGCGACCAGGACCAGGACACCCCACTGTGGCAGGGGGAGCGGCTCGAACAGCTCATCCCCGATGCCGGGCTGATCGTGTTCGAGGGTGCGGGGCACTTTTCATACCTGGAACGGCTCGGCGACTATATCCGCATCGTGAATCACTTCCTCACCGAGGGGAGCTAGCTCTCCGCTATGGATCCCATTCTGATACTGGTCCTTATCTGGTTGGTTGGTATCCTGTTGCGTATCTGGCGGCTGGCGCGTTTTTTCCAGCTCGAAGGTTACATGACCTCGCGCTACCTGCGCTGGCTGGTCGCCAAACCGCACCGCTACATCCTGTCGCGCTCCGCGATCTTCGTGGGTGTGGCGATGCTGGCGGCGCTGGTGCTTGACTTCAGCGGGCAGGACCGCGAGGGCATCTACCTGCTGGTGTGGGGCGCGACCAGTATCCTGGGTATCTGGCCGGAGCCGGTCAAGGAAGTCAAACAGAAGCTGGCGCTGACGCAGCGTGCCGTGCGCTTGCTGGCGACGGCATTCGTGGTAGGGATTGTCGTGCTGCTGGTGGCGGTCGTCATTGCCCAGGCATCGACGTCGCTCAGCCAGGCGGCGGATTACGGGCTGGTCGTCGCGGTTGGGTTGGTGGTTTACCATCTGTGCCCGCTGGCGCTGCCCCTGGCGAACCAGATCATGTACCCGGTCGAGTCCAGCCTGCGCCGCGTGTTCCGTGAGCGCGCGCGCCGCACGCTTCAGCGAGCCAATCCCACCGTGATCGGCATCACCGGCAGCTATGGCAAGACCAGCACCAAGGAATTTATCGCGCACATTTTGAACGGACGCTACCGCGCGCTGCCCACACCCAAGAGCTACAATACGCTGATGGGCGTTTGCATCGTGATCAATAATGAACTCGCCAAAGGCGAGCCATACGATTATTTTATTGTGGAGATGGGCGCGTATATTGAAGGCGAGATCAAGGCCATCTGCGACCTGACGCGGCCCAAGATCAGCCTGGTGACCGCCGTCGGCCCGCAGCATTTGGAGCGCTTCGGCAGCATCGAGTCGACGGCGCGCGCCAAGTACGAGATTATCCAGGCGCTGCCGCCGGACGGCGTGGGCGTGTTCAACTGGGACGATCCGTTGGTGCGCAGCATGTATGAGCGGGGTTATCCCGACACGCGCATCGGCGTGACGTGGCAGAACGCGGGCCACGCGACGCACATCCGCGTGCAGGCGTCCAACATTCGCGAGTCGGCGGATGGACTAGCGTTCGACGTGCTGGATACCCTGATGGATGAGCAGCGGCCCTTCCACACCAAACTGGTCGGGCGGCACAACGTCACCAATATCCTGATGGCGACCGCCGTCGCGCTGCACCTGGACATGTCCTTGGGTGAGATCGCCATGCGCGTGGCGACGCTGGATTCGCCGGAGCACCGGCTTCAGCGCCGTACCCTGCCGGGCGGCATGACCGTGATCGACGACGCCTACAGCGCTAACCCGGTCGGCGCGCGCGGTGCGCTCGACGTGCTGGCCCTCTACGACGACGGTCGGCGCGTTCTTATCACGCCCGGTATGGTCGAGCTGGGCGAGCTCCAGGCGCAAGAAAACCAGAAATTGGGGCGCTATGCGGCAGGCATCGCCACGGACATCGTGCTGGTCGGCATCGAGCAAACGGAGCCGATCCAGCGCGGCGTGCTGGAAGCCGGGTTCGATACAGAGCATCTGCACATTTTTGATACCCGCGAGGAAGCGATAGCCTGGTTCCAGCACGAGCTGGCGGCAGGCGATGCGGTTCTGTTTTTGAACGATTTGCCGGATACCTACCTCTAGTCAGGCGGTTGACGCGATCCTGACTGCTTCGGTAAGGATGGACAAACGACAATGAGTGCAGCGAAACAAACGGTTGGGGTGATCTTTGGCAGCCGCTCGGTGGAGCATGACGTCTCCATCGTGACGGCG
This sequence is a window from Aggregatilinea lenta. Protein-coding genes within it:
- a CDS encoding UDP-N-acetylmuramoyl-tripeptide--D-alanyl-D-alanine ligase, coding for MDPILILVLIWLVGILLRIWRLARFFQLEGYMTSRYLRWLVAKPHRYILSRSAIFVGVAMLAALVLDFSGQDREGIYLLVWGATSILGIWPEPVKEVKQKLALTQRAVRLLATAFVVGIVVLLVAVVIAQASTSLSQAADYGLVVAVGLVVYHLCPLALPLANQIMYPVESSLRRVFRERARRTLQRANPTVIGITGSYGKTSTKEFIAHILNGRYRALPTPKSYNTLMGVCIVINNELAKGEPYDYFIVEMGAYIEGEIKAICDLTRPKISLVTAVGPQHLERFGSIESTARAKYEIIQALPPDGVGVFNWDDPLVRSMYERGYPDTRIGVTWQNAGHATHIRVQASNIRESADGLAFDVLDTLMDEQRPFHTKLVGRHNVTNILMATAVALHLDMSLGEIAMRVATLDSPEHRLQRRTLPGGMTVIDDAYSANPVGARGALDVLALYDDGRRVLITPGMVELGELQAQENQKLGRYAAGIATDIVLVGIEQTEPIQRGVLEAGFDTEHLHIFDTREEAIAWFQHELAAGDAVLFLNDLPDTYL